A genomic region of Dehalococcoidia bacterium contains the following coding sequences:
- a CDS encoding CorA family divalent cation transporter: protein MEEIKNNAVSANSTGQAVEPDIYTRHWFCAALLPSGTTYRKDAESPESFRDILNDAVIAWVDCWTDDFDKNAIDAAVQLGFSKEMVGPLVSQTLENYQDFGVEMGIKMASVQVKQFDVTIHPLLLLINKTFILTIHPRSIDRRFMRLRRYANAFLKKIPIAAVPEDRITMLLLRITDETNERNFEHLRQIEDYSDELNKDMMDPATPRETLGPKIYEMKHALVVYLNALWQTVDVFHALRYGDADLITDNVRLLHRMSLQADDVNHQISLAEHMSDVMASGLEVLQTIYNNQLQALNNRLARVMAYLTVAGTALLVPNTIATIMSSSAFDLQTEDMWWYIVLLAGSTIISTYLVWLWVRKLGWTRGMDVSVKEFGKAAGPAAQKRSVRKRIKVKKRQRPAAASQ, encoded by the coding sequence ATGGAAGAGATAAAGAACAACGCCGTCTCGGCCAATTCTACAGGACAGGCAGTGGAGCCCGATATATATACAAGGCACTGGTTCTGCGCCGCCCTGCTACCTTCGGGAACAACATATCGCAAGGATGCGGAGTCCCCGGAATCTTTCAGGGATATATTAAACGATGCAGTTATCGCGTGGGTCGACTGCTGGACGGATGACTTTGATAAGAACGCCATCGATGCAGCCGTACAGCTTGGCTTCAGCAAAGAGATGGTGGGGCCTCTGGTGAGCCAGACGCTTGAGAATTACCAGGACTTCGGCGTTGAGATGGGGATAAAGATGGCCTCGGTCCAGGTCAAGCAGTTCGATGTCACCATACACCCCCTGCTTCTTCTGATCAACAAGACGTTCATTTTGACCATACACCCGCGCAGCATAGACCGCAGGTTCATGCGCCTGCGCAGATACGCCAACGCCTTCCTCAAGAAAATACCGATCGCCGCCGTCCCGGAGGACCGTATCACTATGCTCCTGCTGCGAATCACGGACGAAACCAATGAGAGGAACTTTGAGCACCTTCGTCAGATCGAGGACTATAGCGACGAGCTCAACAAGGATATGATGGACCCGGCCACTCCGCGGGAGACGCTCGGGCCGAAGATCTACGAGATGAAGCATGCCCTGGTGGTCTATCTGAACGCACTGTGGCAGACCGTCGATGTCTTTCATGCCCTGCGTTACGGAGACGCCGATCTCATAACTGATAACGTGCGCCTCCTGCACCGTATGAGCCTGCAGGCCGATGACGTCAACCATCAAATCTCACTGGCCGAGCACATGTCGGACGTGATGGCGTCGGGGCTCGAGGTGTTGCAGACGATATACAATAACCAGCTCCAGGCGCTGAACAACAGACTGGCGCGCGTGATGGCCTATCTCACGGTGGCCGGCACGGCCCTGCTGGTGCCTAACACCATAGCCACGATAATGAGCAGCTCCGCTTTCGATTTGCAGACGGAGGACATGTGGTGGTATATCGTGCTCTTGGCGGGGTCGACCATCATATCTACATATCTGGTATGGCTCTGGGTCAGGAAGCTGGGCTGGACGCGCGGAATGGACGTAAGCGTGAAGGAGTTCGGCAAAGCGGCTGGGCCGGCGGCTCAGAAACGATCCGTGCGTAAAAGAATCAAGGTGAAAAAGCGTCAGCGGCCTGCTGCAGCAAGCCAGTAG
- the otsB gene encoding trehalose-phosphatase → MSRSRKITVDFEGINAVIFDMDGVVTDTAGTHAGAWKRMFDDYLKKHASSSGTKFRAFDIHTDYNRYVDGKPRQDGVMSFLESRGISLPYGKPGDRAGRETVCGLGNLKNRYFLEMIKSQGVDVYSSTVDLVHELREHGLATAVITSSLNYDEIMGAAGLGDLFKIKVDGTYASRLGLKGKPDPAFFLEAARLLGVEPGNAAIVEDAQSGVEAGRLGGFRLVIGVDRVGQAEELKVMGANVVVSDLSGLKIRWPEKAGTKKAAAKNLCDLPSALENRAEIFEFLHRGTPAIFLDYDGTLTPIVSHPEDAILKEETRRVVKRLAEQWTVTILSGRDLPDVRKMVRIDDIVYAGSHGFDIVGPSIVKQENDIGQRFLPHLDRVEAELYETLADIPGARVERKRFAIAVHYRQVDDSLLGVLEERVDRIFAREPELRKSTGKKIFEFVPNIKWNKGEALLSLLDTLFVDSRKIVPLFIGDDTTDEDAFRAIEDRGVSIIVGCEDRPTVAQYVLRDPDEVREFLEFLVEKGLMTAAWTLVYKGFDPEQEQLREALCTLGNGCFATRGAAPESRADGVHYPGTYIAGCYNRLKTEIAGRVVENECMVNMPNWLPLTFRLEGGNWFNPREAELLSYRQELDLSRGILRRYIYFSDEQGRKTKVFERRLIDMADSGLAGLETTIIPENWSGQLDILSALDGQVTNSGVKRYRQLNNKHLLPVKSRQVNANTVFLQMETSQSRIRIAEAARTRLLRDGEEIKAKRKLTRSRDYIGQEFSVPAEKGKAITVEKIVSITTSRDRAISESGLEAIKKIERAPGFDLMQEHHVLRWSHLWRRCGIDIEDAHRTSLILNLHIFHLLQTLSLNTIDRDAGVPARGLHGEAYRGHIFWDELFVFPSLNLRIPDISRAFLLYRYRRLPEARWAAKQAGYEGAMYPWQSGSDGREETQTLHLNPKSGRWLPDNSHLQRHINIAIAYNIWLYYQATADINFLSFYGAEMIIEIARFWASATRYNQSMNRYEILRVMGPDEYHDSYPDADEPGLNNNAYTNVMAAWTFCRALDVINILPDDRRKAIREKLGLSKEEMERWDDMSHKMCIFFHDDNIISQFEGYDKLDEFDWEGYRNKYGDIHRLDRILEAEGDTPNRYKVSKQADVLMLFYLLSADELCELFCQLGYPFDYDAVRRNTEYYLARTSHGSTLSGVVHAWVLARSLREESWRFFQEALESDISDVQGGTTSEGIHLGAMSGTVDIIQRCYTGIETRQDRLIVNPCLPEKLKSMRFNIVYRRHWLDFEITSEHLRINTRRRNTTPVEFTFRDTNYTLKPGETIELKL, encoded by the coding sequence ATGAGCAGAAGTCGCAAAATCACCGTGGACTTTGAAGGCATAAACGCGGTCATATTCGATATGGACGGCGTTGTCACGGATACGGCAGGGACCCATGCCGGGGCGTGGAAACGGATGTTCGATGATTATCTGAAGAAACACGCCTCCTCTTCAGGAACTAAATTTCGCGCATTTGACATCCACACGGATTATAACCGCTATGTGGACGGCAAGCCCCGCCAGGATGGAGTAATGAGCTTTCTCGAATCGCGCGGCATCTCGCTGCCGTACGGAAAGCCGGGCGACAGGGCGGGCAGGGAAACGGTTTGTGGCCTTGGCAATCTCAAGAACCGCTATTTCCTGGAAATGATTAAAAGCCAGGGAGTAGATGTATATAGTTCCACGGTAGACCTGGTACATGAATTGAGAGAGCACGGACTGGCCACCGCCGTCATAACGTCGAGCCTTAACTACGATGAGATAATGGGTGCGGCAGGCTTGGGAGACCTGTTTAAAATCAAAGTCGATGGCACATACGCATCGCGTCTCGGGCTCAAAGGCAAGCCCGACCCCGCCTTCTTCCTTGAAGCCGCCCGCCTCCTCGGCGTCGAACCGGGCAACGCTGCGATAGTAGAGGACGCACAGTCTGGGGTCGAAGCCGGCCGACTCGGCGGTTTCCGTCTGGTTATAGGAGTGGACAGGGTGGGACAGGCCGAGGAACTGAAGGTCATGGGCGCCAACGTTGTAGTAAGCGATCTTTCCGGGTTGAAAATCCGCTGGCCGGAGAAAGCGGGTACTAAGAAAGCCGCGGCGAAAAACCTCTGCGACCTTCCCTCCGCGCTGGAAAATAGAGCTGAGATCTTTGAATTCCTGCACAGGGGAACCCCGGCCATCTTTCTCGATTATGACGGAACGCTGACACCAATCGTAAGCCATCCCGAAGACGCCATATTGAAAGAAGAGACCCGCAGGGTGGTGAAGCGGCTTGCCGAGCAATGGACTGTAACTATCCTGAGCGGCCGCGACCTGCCCGACGTGCGCAAAATGGTCAGAATCGATGATATCGTCTACGCCGGCAGCCACGGCTTCGACATAGTCGGCCCCTCTATAGTGAAACAGGAAAACGATATCGGGCAGCGCTTCCTGCCGCATCTTGACCGTGTCGAGGCGGAACTGTATGAAACGCTGGCGGATATACCGGGCGCCCGTGTCGAGCGAAAGCGTTTCGCCATAGCGGTGCATTACCGGCAGGTCGACGATTCACTGCTCGGCGTGCTGGAGGAGAGGGTCGATCGTATTTTTGCCCGGGAGCCGGAACTGCGCAAATCGACCGGTAAAAAGATTTTTGAGTTCGTGCCCAACATCAAATGGAACAAGGGAGAAGCGCTGCTTTCACTGCTTGACACGCTGTTTGTCGATAGCAGAAAGATCGTTCCTCTTTTCATCGGCGACGATACCACAGATGAAGATGCCTTCCGCGCTATTGAGGACAGGGGAGTGAGCATCATCGTCGGATGCGAAGACCGCCCGACCGTGGCGCAGTATGTATTGCGCGACCCCGATGAAGTAAGGGAATTCCTCGAGTTCCTGGTTGAAAAGGGCCTGATGACCGCGGCATGGACTCTGGTCTATAAAGGTTTCGATCCGGAACAGGAGCAGCTAAGGGAGGCCCTCTGCACGCTGGGGAATGGGTGCTTTGCCACCCGCGGCGCCGCCCCCGAATCCAGGGCTGATGGCGTTCACTATCCGGGAACCTACATCGCCGGCTGCTATAACCGGCTAAAAACCGAAATCGCCGGCAGAGTAGTCGAAAACGAATGCATGGTGAATATGCCGAACTGGCTGCCGCTCACATTCCGTTTAGAAGGAGGAAACTGGTTCAACCCAAGGGAGGCGGAGCTGCTCAGCTACCGGCAGGAGCTTGACTTGAGCCGCGGCATACTCAGACGATATATATACTTCAGTGACGAGCAGGGACGGAAGACAAAGGTGTTCGAGCGCCGCCTTATCGATATGGCTGACTCCGGGCTGGCCGGGCTGGAAACTACAATCATTCCGGAAAACTGGTCGGGGCAACTGGATATACTTTCCGCGCTTGATGGACAAGTGACCAACAGCGGTGTAAAGCGTTACCGCCAGCTGAACAATAAACACCTGCTTCCGGTTAAAAGCCGACAGGTGAACGCAAACACTGTTTTTTTGCAGATGGAAACCAGCCAGTCGCGTATACGGATTGCGGAGGCGGCGAGAACGAGGTTACTTCGGGACGGCGAAGAGATTAAAGCTAAGCGTAAATTGACCAGATCTCGCGACTATATCGGTCAGGAGTTTTCGGTACCGGCGGAGAAAGGCAAGGCAATAACGGTTGAGAAGATCGTCTCCATTACCACCTCCAGAGACCGCGCTATTTCGGAAAGCGGCCTTGAGGCGATAAAAAAGATCGAGCGCGCTCCCGGATTCGACTTGATGCAGGAACACCATGTACTCCGATGGAGCCATCTCTGGCGCCGCTGCGGCATCGACATCGAGGATGCCCATCGCACCTCTCTGATCCTGAATCTGCATATCTTTCACCTGTTACAAACGCTATCGCTAAATACAATAGATCGCGATGCCGGCGTGCCTGCCCGCGGTCTGCACGGAGAGGCTTACCGCGGCCATATCTTCTGGGATGAACTGTTCGTTTTTCCCTCACTTAATCTGCGCATCCCGGATATCTCCCGCGCCTTTCTGCTATACCGTTACCGTCGCCTACCCGAGGCGCGCTGGGCCGCAAAGCAGGCAGGATATGAAGGCGCCATGTACCCCTGGCAAAGCGGCAGCGACGGCCGCGAGGAAACACAAACGCTTCACCTTAACCCTAAATCCGGGCGATGGTTGCCGGACAATTCGCACCTCCAGCGCCACATCAACATCGCTATTGCCTACAATATCTGGCTGTATTATCAGGCCACAGCGGATATCAATTTCCTCTCTTTCTACGGAGCAGAGATGATCATCGAGATAGCCAGGTTCTGGGCCAGTGCAACACGCTACAACCAATCAATGAATCGCTATGAGATACTCAGGGTTATGGGGCCGGATGAATACCATGATTCTTATCCAGATGCGGATGAACCCGGCCTCAACAATAACGCCTATACAAACGTGATGGCGGCATGGACTTTCTGCCGTGCTCTCGATGTAATCAACATTCTTCCCGACGACCGCCGCAAAGCCATCCGCGAGAAACTCGGACTGAGCAAAGAAGAGATGGAGCGGTGGGACGATATGAGCCATAAGATGTGCATATTTTTCCACGACGATAATATCATCAGTCAGTTCGAGGGCTATGATAAGCTCGATGAATTTGACTGGGAGGGATACCGCAATAAATACGGCGATATACACAGGCTGGACCGCATCCTTGAGGCGGAGGGTGATACGCCCAACCGTTACAAGGTGTCCAAGCAGGCGGACGTGCTTATGCTCTTCTACCTGCTTTCCGCCGACGAGCTGTGTGAACTGTTCTGCCAGCTTGGCTATCCTTTCGATTATGATGCTGTTCGCAGAAACACCGAGTACTATCTGGCGCGCACATCACACGGCTCTACTCTCAGCGGGGTGGTTCACGCATGGGTACTGGCCCGCTCCCTTCGAGAGGAATCTTGGCGTTTCTTTCAAGAGGCCCTTGAGAGCGACATATCCGACGTACAGGGAGGCACAACCTCCGAGGGCATCCACCTGGGCGCCATGTCAGGCACGGTTGATATCATTCAGCGCTGTTACACCGGCATCGAAACACGCCAGGACAGGCTCATAGTTAACCCCTGTCTGCCCGAAAAGCTCAAAAGTATGCGCTTCAATATCGTCTACCGCCGGCACTGGCTCGACTTTGAGATAACCAGTGAACACCTCAGGATAAACACCCGCCGCCGCAACACTACACCAGTTGAGTTCACTTTCAGGGATACAAATTATACTCTTAAACCGGGAGAGACAATCGAGTTAAAGCTTTGA
- a CDS encoding TerC family protein: MPAEAVTSTQMPLWAWLAFGAIVAVLLVLDMKVFHRKSGVITIKQSLLWTAFWIVLALLFNLGIFIWKGPVPATEYLTCYLIEKSLSIDNLFVFLMVFSFFAVPAAYQHKVLFWGIIGAIFMRLAFIELGATLLENFDWVFYIFGAFLIIAALRMALQKEKEMHPEKNPVLKVFCKIFGTTDNYEGDRFFVKRCGKYVATPLFIAVIVIETTDVVFAVDSIPAAFSITLDKFIVYTSNIFAILGLRSLYFALAGIMPLFHYLKYGLVVVLIFVGIKMLLAQHYHIPTGIALGVVAVVIVFAIVASVIRNRRNKVTS, encoded by the coding sequence ATGCCTGCTGAAGCTGTAACCTCAACCCAGATGCCGCTGTGGGCGTGGCTGGCCTTCGGCGCAATTGTCGCCGTGTTGCTGGTGCTGGACATGAAGGTCTTCCACCGCAAGTCCGGCGTCATTACGATAAAGCAATCGCTGCTGTGGACCGCATTCTGGATAGTCCTGGCTCTCCTCTTCAACCTGGGAATTTTCATATGGAAGGGCCCCGTGCCGGCGACGGAATACCTCACCTGCTACCTCATCGAGAAGTCGCTCAGCATCGACAACCTCTTTGTCTTTCTCATGGTCTTCTCCTTCTTCGCCGTGCCCGCCGCTTACCAGCACAAAGTCCTCTTCTGGGGCATCATCGGCGCGATATTTATGCGCCTGGCTTTTATCGAACTCGGCGCGACGCTGCTTGAGAATTTCGACTGGGTCTTCTATATCTTCGGCGCCTTTCTCATCATCGCCGCCCTGAGGATGGCCTTACAGAAAGAGAAGGAGATGCACCCGGAGAAAAACCCCGTGCTCAAGGTCTTTTGCAAAATATTCGGCACCACGGACAACTATGAGGGCGACAGGTTCTTTGTGAAGAGGTGCGGCAAGTACGTGGCTACGCCGCTGTTTATCGCGGTGATTGTCATCGAGACCACGGACGTGGTCTTTGCCGTGGACTCAATACCTGCGGCCTTCTCCATAACACTGGATAAGTTCATAGTTTACACGTCCAACATCTTCGCCATCCTCGGCCTGCGTTCGCTCTACTTTGCGCTGGCCGGCATCATGCCGCTGTTCCATTACCTCAAATACGGCCTCGTCGTCGTCCTTATATTCGTTGGCATCAAGATGCTGCTGGCGCAGCATTATCACATACCGACGGGCATCGCGCTGGGCGTGGTCGCCGTAGTGATAGTTTTCGCCATAGTCGCATCGGTAATCCGCAATCGCAGGAATAAGGTGACCTCGTAA
- a CDS encoding DUF2779 domain-containing protein, which yields MIEKLPLLSKSRFMAGLQCHKRLYLMLFQPELADEIGEAKQAIFDAGAEVGVLARGIFPGGVLLDQDYMHHKEAMAQTVELLKDKKIPALYEAAFMHDDVRIRADILVRAGRGMFDLVEVKSGNSVKPEHIPDAAVQVWVLEGCGIRVRKACLAHLNKEYIYPGGEYDLQELFVVEDVTDDVREFLPDVPEMLAEMRAALALSEPPDIAPGKHCSKPYDCEFCGHCFRVFPEHYVGQLPGAREKLLRVLAEAGVDDIRNIPNDFIGLNPLQQRVRDCVVDGCVFMGPELSGQLAGIQYPVYFLDFETFNPALPLYVGTRPYQVLPIQWSCHIMDKKGKLSHEEFLHDGSDDPREPFAESLIDVLNDSGSIVVYSSFEASQIKGLIRDLPHLSYELSAVLNGRIVDLLKIIKANCYHPDFHGSFSIKAVLPALVPGLGYGDLEIQEGSMASLAYSEMIKPETSAKRRREIRKNLLAYCGRDTEAMVRLFQILDETRR from the coding sequence ATGATAGAAAAATTGCCCTTACTATCCAAATCTCGCTTCATGGCCGGGCTGCAATGCCACAAGCGGCTCTATCTGATGCTGTTCCAGCCGGAGCTGGCTGATGAGATCGGCGAGGCTAAGCAGGCGATATTTGACGCAGGCGCTGAGGTCGGCGTGCTGGCCCGTGGTATTTTTCCCGGCGGCGTGCTGCTTGACCAGGACTACATGCATCACAAGGAAGCGATGGCTCAAACGGTGGAGCTGCTCAAGGATAAAAAGATACCGGCGCTCTACGAGGCCGCGTTCATGCACGATGATGTGCGTATCCGCGCGGATATCCTGGTCAGGGCTGGCAGGGGCATGTTCGACCTCGTCGAGGTCAAATCGGGCAACAGCGTAAAGCCGGAGCATATCCCGGACGCGGCTGTACAGGTCTGGGTGCTTGAGGGCTGCGGAATCCGTGTGCGAAAGGCCTGCCTGGCGCACCTCAACAAGGAATACATCTATCCGGGCGGGGAATACGACCTGCAGGAGCTGTTCGTGGTGGAGGACGTAACGGATGATGTGCGGGAGTTCCTGCCAGATGTGCCGGAGATGCTGGCTGAAATGCGGGCGGCGCTGGCGTTATCCGAGCCGCCGGACATAGCGCCGGGCAAACACTGCTCCAAGCCGTATGACTGCGAGTTCTGCGGCCACTGTTTTCGGGTGTTCCCAGAGCATTATGTGGGCCAGCTGCCCGGTGCAAGGGAGAAGCTGCTCAGAGTGCTGGCAGAGGCCGGCGTAGACGATATCAGGAATATACCTAATGATTTCATCGGCCTCAATCCGCTGCAGCAGCGGGTGCGTGACTGCGTCGTGGACGGCTGCGTCTTCATGGGTCCTGAACTGAGCGGGCAGCTTGCTGGTATTCAGTATCCCGTCTATTTCCTCGATTTCGAGACCTTCAACCCGGCGCTGCCGCTGTATGTCGGCACACGCCCGTACCAGGTGCTGCCCATACAGTGGTCCTGCCACATCATGGACAAGAAGGGCAAGCTCAGTCACGAGGAGTTCCTGCACGACGGCTCCGACGACCCGCGCGAGCCGTTCGCGGAGAGTCTCATCGACGTTCTGAATGATAGCGGCTCCATAGTCGTCTACTCCTCGTTCGAGGCTAGTCAAATAAAAGGCCTTATCAGAGACCTGCCGCATCTGTCGTATGAGCTTTCCGCGGTGCTGAACGGCCGCATTGTGGATTTGCTGAAGATAATCAAGGCCAACTGCTATCATCCCGATTTCCACGGCTCATTCTCCATCAAAGCCGTGCTCCCCGCGCTGGTACCCGGGCTGGGCTATGGGGATCTGGAGATTCAGGAGGGCAGTATGGCGTCTCTGGCTTACTCCGAGATGATCAAGCCGGAGACCAGCGCGAAGCGGCGCAGGGAGATACGCAAGAACCTGCTGGCGTACTGCGGGCGGGATACCGAGGCCATGGTCAGGCTGTTTCAAATACTTGATGAGACAAGAAGATGA
- a CDS encoding ribonuclease H-like domain-containing protein, which translates to MYDAYLDIETTGLSRYIDDVTVIGVYLVNECEERLIQLVGDAVSEENLLNALKDVETVYTYNGSRFDLPFIDSRVGVDISASYQHHDLMYDCWRRKLFGGLKAVEQQLGIGRELRGVDGFQAVILWWRYVNDNDMDALRTLLKYNEEDVKNLKVLRERLGESFE; encoded by the coding sequence ATGTACGATGCATACCTCGACATAGAGACGACGGGCCTCTCCAGGTATATCGATGACGTCACCGTTATCGGCGTCTATCTGGTCAACGAGTGCGAAGAGAGGCTGATCCAGCTCGTCGGCGATGCTGTCAGCGAGGAGAACCTGCTCAACGCTCTCAAGGATGTCGAAACCGTCTATACCTACAACGGTAGCCGCTTCGACCTGCCGTTCATCGACTCGCGCGTTGGGGTGGATATCTCCGCCTCCTATCAACATCACGACCTGATGTATGATTGCTGGAGGAGAAAACTCTTCGGGGGGCTCAAGGCGGTGGAGCAGCAGCTGGGGATAGGGAGGGAGCTGAGGGGGGTGGATGGTTTCCAGGCGGTTATACTATGGTGGAGATACGTAAATGACAACGATATGGATGCGCTGAGGACGCTGCTCAAGTACAACGAGGAAGATGTGAAGAATCTGAAGGTGCTGAGAGAGAGATTAGGAGAGAGTTTTGAATAG
- a CDS encoding WYL domain-containing protein, with translation MKTKEKETDRLARLYLVEHLLFQKRYGWTLEEIADKCDVDQRTTRRDLKAIEDAGVPVYKNGDKWCVNQAYYLPPVRFSRPEAISIFLAVRLMVHYASRSDQYIKSAFYKLNCVVPSPIKEQILNTLEWMEKLPRNDKLTRHVELLAEAWADGRTVRMNYQTYGKEPGYREVDPYFIQPTDVGHASYLIAYCHTHKEVRVFRIERIKSLQITAKKYKIREDFNADEYLAPAFGVIAGGEVKTVKLKFSPDVAQLFSEAVYHPTQKVETRKDGWLILTMKVVPGVELVNWVLGWGEQVEVLAPRELKDRVKAAVKAMAGIYKI, from the coding sequence ATGAAAACCAAGGAAAAGGAAACGGACCGGCTGGCGCGCCTCTACCTGGTTGAGCACCTGCTGTTTCAGAAGAGGTACGGCTGGACCCTGGAAGAGATTGCGGACAAATGCGATGTCGACCAGAGGACGACGCGGCGGGACCTGAAGGCCATCGAAGACGCCGGCGTTCCCGTCTACAAGAACGGCGATAAGTGGTGCGTTAATCAGGCGTACTATCTGCCGCCGGTGCGTTTCAGCCGCCCCGAGGCTATAAGCATATTCCTCGCGGTGCGCCTCATGGTTCATTATGCAAGCCGCTCCGACCAGTATATCAAGTCCGCATTCTACAAGCTGAATTGCGTGGTTCCCAGCCCGATCAAGGAGCAGATATTGAACACGCTGGAGTGGATGGAGAAGCTGCCCCGCAACGACAAGCTCACGCGACACGTAGAGCTGCTGGCCGAGGCCTGGGCGGACGGGCGCACGGTCAGGATGAACTACCAGACATACGGCAAAGAGCCCGGTTATCGCGAGGTGGACCCCTATTTCATCCAGCCCACGGATGTGGGACATGCCAGCTATCTCATCGCCTACTGCCACACTCACAAGGAGGTCCGGGTTTTCCGAATAGAGAGGATTAAATCGCTCCAGATAACCGCTAAGAAGTACAAGATACGGGAGGATTTCAACGCCGACGAGTACCTGGCTCCGGCATTCGGGGTCATCGCTGGTGGAGAGGTTAAGACAGTGAAGCTGAAGTTCAGCCCCGACGTGGCGCAGCTGTTCAGCGAGGCCGTATATCATCCCACGCAGAAGGTTGAGACGCGCAAGGACGGGTGGCTGATCCTGACGATGAAGGTGGTGCCGGGTGTTGAGCTGGTCAACTGGGTTCTGGGCTGGGGTGAGCAGGTTGAGGTTCTGGCGCCCCGTGAGCTCAAGGACCGGGTGAAGGCAGCCGTCAAGGCCATGGCCGGGATCTATAAGATTTAG
- a CDS encoding MBL fold metallo-hydrolase, whose amino-acid sequence MKLVIHRGTHEIGGSCVEIESSGKRLILDIGLPLDAEDNDKKYLPSICGLDGDDESLLAILISHSHLDHFGLLEHINKSIPVYMGADARHMIESASPFLPSNWPVPSIGGDFKNETSVELDPFTITPFLIDHAAYDAYALMVDADGKRLFYSGDFRMHGRKSKLLERLMSNPPAHIDAMLLEGSSLGRLEHDDNFPSESDVEQYLVNTFKTSTGLVMVHASSQNIDRIVSVFRACKKTGRRLIIDLYTAVVLEATGNLNLPQSYWPEISLYVPNSQRIKIKKLEYFEPLKRHSKNRIFIEDLQNIANQSVLLFRPLHIRDLEKADCIKEAVYIYSQWEGYWEKEPYAYLREWLIKRGIPKISIHTSGHASPQDLKRFVTALNPRKVIPIHTFHPDQFKELFPNVVLLNDGQTLEV is encoded by the coding sequence ATGAAATTAGTCATTCATCGCGGCACACATGAAATAGGCGGAAGCTGTGTGGAAATAGAGTCCAGCGGTAAACGGCTCATTCTGGATATCGGATTGCCACTGGATGCTGAAGACAACGATAAAAAGTATCTTCCGTCAATCTGCGGCCTGGATGGAGACGATGAATCTCTGCTGGCTATACTTATCTCGCATTCACACCTGGATCACTTCGGACTGCTCGAACACATCAATAAAAGCATACCTGTTTATATGGGTGCTGATGCACGTCATATGATAGAATCCGCCTCCCCGTTTCTTCCAAGTAACTGGCCTGTGCCCTCTATCGGTGGAGATTTCAAAAACGAGACATCGGTGGAACTAGACCCGTTTACAATCACTCCATTTCTCATAGATCATGCCGCCTACGACGCTTATGCTCTGATGGTAGATGCTGATGGGAAGAGGCTTTTTTACAGCGGTGATTTTAGAATGCATGGACGAAAGTCTAAGTTGCTTGAGCGGCTAATGTCGAATCCGCCAGCGCATATCGATGCTATGTTGCTTGAGGGTTCTTCTCTCGGCAGACTGGAACATGACGATAATTTCCCCAGCGAATCCGATGTGGAGCAGTACCTGGTAAATACATTTAAAACAAGCACAGGACTCGTAATGGTTCATGCATCATCTCAGAATATTGACCGCATCGTATCTGTTTTCAGAGCATGTAAAAAAACAGGGAGAAGGCTGATAATTGACCTCTATACAGCTGTTGTACTTGAAGCTACCGGGAATCTCAACTTGCCTCAATCTTATTGGCCGGAGATATCTCTTTATGTTCCCAACTCTCAACGTATCAAGATAAAGAAACTTGAGTATTTTGAGCCCTTGAAGAGGCACTCAAAGAATAGAATATTCATCGAAGATTTACAGAACATCGCAAATCAGTCTGTATTACTGTTTCGTCCTTTGCATATTCGTGACCTTGAAAAAGCTGATTGTATAAAGGAAGCCGTATATATCTATTCACAGTGGGAGGGATATTGGGAAAAGGAGCCATATGCTTACTTGCGTGAATGGTTGATAAAACGTGGTATTCCAAAGATAAGCATACATACTTCGGGCCATGCGAGTCCTCAAGATTTGAAGAGATTTGTCACAGCTTTAAACCCGAGAAAAGTCATTCCGATTCACACTTTCCATCCTGATCAATTTAAGGAACTATTCCCGAATGTGGTTCTGCTTAACGATGGCCAAACGTTGGAGGTATAA